In Microcoleus sp. bin38.metabat.b11b12b14.051, a single genomic region encodes these proteins:
- a CDS encoding PAS domain S-box protein produces MSRFQVLPLPIKSYNIATFSAGTALLLTTLLLFALQATPIILIFAAAMVGAWYMGLKSTEKELEIERQIIAKVTDTTACLIVVLDSEGRIVRFNQACEKITGYSLAEVVDKYVWDIFLIPEEVEPVQTVFAKLNDEDFQSEYQNYWRTKNGDKRLISWSNTVIVDRQGLVEYAIATGIDITDRKSAEIALELSYAQLENRVKQRTAELTVAKEALQAQEERFRCLSSCSPVGIFMADFQGRYTYANPRCQMICGLSLTELLGGGWENCIHPEDRSRVLSRWLDYTRQGGEYAIEYRLQTADGNVRWINVASSPMFSDCGELIGHVGTVRDITERQQTQAALSNSEQQLRTLLENTPDVIIRTDKELRYLYVNQAVAKTQGKPVSFFLGKTSQEIGMPPELCQRWDETLHKVLATGREEVIEFAAYSTSGTRTYQSRVVPEFDKDGLPESALIVARDITELKLAETQRLQLTVEQAAREKAQIEQQRSAFLAEVSRIMADAFDGETVLQNVAELAVNSIADGCCIHLTETDSKVRRVAVAHAEPSTLETLNNLQVGSLLASDAVNGYPLVIRSGQSELIAEVSEEMLAAAAENAAGIEILREAKLSRRESLNIGSHACVPLKARGRVIGAISCFTSKLGRRYSAADMAMLEDLAYRVAIALDNARLYAEAQQSLSQTSQSFALIDALLQASPLAICFLDRQMRFIRVNRVLAELNGLSAEQHLGQDFRQLLPASSTKLAPIIQQVLETGEPVLNVELSGEPQGNSGELGYWLANYYPVKNERGEIIGAGIIIADITAAKKTELALRESEMRFRSVVESTMLGIGFWDATGNITEANDALLEMIRYTREDLVTGKIRWIDITPPEYAELDRSAIAQIAVSGSCEPYEKEYIRSDGSRFPILIGGGNLQECSDKGSFFVIDITDRKQAQNQIRENEIRIRNQLAELDLVYNTTPVGLSFVDTNLRYIRLNKCLAAINGRAIADHIGRTVRQAIPEIADMVEPIYLQVLATQSPVLDLEIKAETLQQPGVVRDWQVSFYPVSDESGTLLGVSTVVAEITDRNQAKRVVQQSEAIFRRLFESNIFGVAIGDLTGRIAYANDSLLNMVGYTRSDVLSGKIRWNQMTAPEYLHLDARAAQELRASGVATPFKKEYIRKDGSRVPLLMGATILCPEKREPETIVAFYIDLTEISRVEAELKNNQQRLQIAQQAGKIGTFEWNIQTGEVASTPELEALYSLPTGSFSSYQNWVEMVHPADRAVTEQQVQAAAASGEELDIEFRICRGDSSIGWIACRATVFQDESGLPLRMIGVNVDISDRKQAEEARSQINQTLEALIQACPLGITVLGADDGIVKMWNPAAERIFGWSASEVLGQFLPSVPSDKRQEFMANLKKIRAGHGIAGMETQRLRKDGTGIDIGLWATPVRDAKGNINCMSIIADISDRKQVEAELAQLLDREQAARAQAEAINRQKDEFLATLSHELRTPLNAILGWAQMLRGRPYTTDSLACGLEAIERQSRVQAQLVEDLLDVSRIIQGKLALKPGWFVMRKTIELALGSVSFAAQAKSVTVSSEFDPAVSLMWGDAARLQQVISNLLTNGVKFTPAGGSVHLRLSRDFGYSIADLRLDNGATAANSGSPASNQYVQIQVSDTGKGISAEFLPYVFDRFRQADGSITRADSGLGLGLAIVRHLVELHGGTVRAESPGEGLGAIFTVMLPLKQRRSQQPQLTEASNLPQIRQDVLAGLKVLVVDDEPDNREFLVAALQQLGATATAAASVAEAIDILQQSPPDILVSDIGMPVEDGYSLIRKVRSSASDKIKRLPAVALTAYASEQDRNRAIDAGYNEHLAKPIDSARFATVLAQLGNIH; encoded by the coding sequence ATGAGCCGGTTTCAGGTCTTGCCCTTACCCATTAAATCTTACAACATTGCTACATTTAGCGCCGGCACGGCCTTACTGCTGACAACTCTGTTACTGTTTGCACTCCAGGCAACTCCGATCATCTTAATTTTTGCCGCTGCGATGGTGGGCGCCTGGTATATGGGCTTAAAGTCCACAGAAAAAGAATTAGAAATAGAACGTCAGATTATTGCGAAAGTAACTGACACAACGGCTTGCTTAATTGTAGTTCTCGACAGCGAAGGACGGATTGTCCGTTTTAACCAAGCTTGCGAAAAAATCACTGGCTACTCGTTAGCAGAAGTTGTAGATAAATATGTTTGGGATATATTTTTGATTCCCGAAGAAGTTGAACCTGTGCAAACAGTTTTCGCCAAACTTAACGACGAAGATTTTCAGAGCGAATATCAAAACTATTGGCGTACCAAAAACGGCGACAAGCGCTTAATTTCTTGGTCGAATACTGTGATTGTCGATCGCCAGGGTTTGGTAGAATACGCGATCGCCACTGGCATCGATATTACCGATCGCAAATCAGCAGAAATCGCCCTGGAGTTATCCTACGCTCAGCTCGAAAACCGCGTCAAACAGCGCACGGCCGAACTAACAGTAGCTAAAGAAGCGCTGCAAGCTCAAGAAGAACGATTTCGCTGTTTGAGTTCGTGTTCGCCCGTGGGGATTTTTATGGCGGATTTCCAGGGGCGCTACACCTATGCAAACCCGCGCTGTCAAATGATTTGCGGCTTGAGTTTAACAGAACTTTTAGGCGGCGGCTGGGAAAATTGCATTCACCCGGAAGACCGATCGCGCGTATTGAGCCGATGGCTGGATTATACTCGACAAGGTGGGGAATACGCGATCGAGTATCGCCTGCAAACAGCAGACGGAAATGTGCGCTGGATTAACGTTGCTTCCTCGCCGATGTTCTCCGACTGTGGCGAACTAATCGGACACGTGGGCACGGTGCGAGATATCACCGAAAGACAGCAAACGCAAGCAGCTTTGTCTAACAGCGAACAGCAACTGAGAACGCTACTAGAAAATACGCCAGATGTGATTATCCGCACCGACAAAGAACTGCGCTATCTGTATGTCAACCAAGCAGTTGCAAAAACTCAAGGAAAACCAGTTTCATTCTTCCTCGGCAAAACCAGTCAAGAAATAGGAATGCCGCCGGAACTGTGCCAGAGGTGGGATGAAACTCTGCACAAAGTGTTAGCAACTGGCAGAGAAGAAGTCATCGAATTTGCGGCGTACTCAACCAGTGGTACAAGAACATATCAATCTCGCGTTGTTCCAGAATTTGACAAAGACGGCTTACCAGAATCGGCATTAATTGTCGCCCGCGATATCACAGAACTTAAACTTGCAGAAACTCAAAGATTGCAGTTGACAGTCGAACAAGCAGCCCGGGAAAAAGCCCAAATAGAACAGCAGCGATCGGCATTTTTAGCAGAAGTCAGCAGAATTATGGCTGATGCGTTTGACGGGGAAACAGTGCTGCAAAATGTCGCTGAATTAGCAGTTAATTCGATCGCAGACGGGTGCTGCATCCATTTGACCGAAACCGACTCAAAAGTACGCCGAGTGGCTGTAGCTCACGCAGAACCCTCCACGCTTGAGACTCTCAATAACTTGCAAGTCGGCAGCTTGTTAGCCTCGGATGCTGTCAACGGCTATCCGCTGGTAATTCGCAGTGGCCAATCCGAGCTAATTGCCGAAGTATCCGAGGAGATGTTAGCAGCAGCAGCGGAAAATGCAGCAGGAATTGAAATATTGCGTGAAGCGAAGCTATCCCGTAGGGAATCGCTCAATATCGGCTCTCACGCTTGCGTACCGCTGAAGGCGCGCGGGCGGGTAATCGGTGCGATCAGTTGCTTTACCTCAAAGTTGGGGCGCCGCTACAGTGCAGCAGATATGGCAATGCTAGAAGATTTAGCCTACCGCGTGGCGATCGCCCTAGACAACGCCAGACTTTACGCAGAAGCGCAACAATCACTGTCTCAAACATCGCAATCCTTCGCCTTAATTGACGCGCTGTTACAAGCATCTCCCCTAGCGATTTGCTTTCTCGATCGCCAAATGCGCTTCATCCGCGTCAATCGAGTATTAGCAGAACTCAACGGCTTGAGCGCCGAACAGCATCTCGGTCAAGACTTCCGCCAATTGTTGCCAGCATCGTCCACCAAATTAGCACCGATAATTCAGCAAGTTCTAGAAACCGGCGAGCCTGTTTTAAATGTAGAACTTAGTGGCGAGCCTCAGGGAAACTCGGGAGAGTTAGGCTACTGGCTCGCCAACTACTACCCAGTCAAAAATGAAAGGGGAGAAATCATCGGAGCGGGGATAATAATCGCAGATATTACCGCAGCTAAAAAAACCGAATTAGCTTTGCGGGAAAGCGAAATGCGATTCCGCAGCGTGGTAGAATCTACCATGCTCGGTATCGGTTTCTGGGATGCCACAGGCAACATTACCGAAGCTAACGACGCCTTGCTGGAAATGATTCGATATACCAGGGAAGACTTAGTTACCGGAAAAATCCGTTGGATAGATATCACGCCGCCGGAATACGCAGAACTCGATCGCAGCGCGATCGCTCAAATCGCAGTATCGGGAAGTTGCGAGCCTTACGAAAAAGAATACATCCGCTCTGACGGCTCGCGCTTCCCGATTTTAATCGGGGGCGGAAACCTGCAAGAATGCAGCGACAAAGGCTCGTTCTTCGTGATCGATATCACCGATCGCAAACAAGCCCAAAATCAGATTCGAGAAAACGAAATTCGGATTCGCAACCAACTAGCAGAACTCGACTTAGTTTACAACACCACACCAGTCGGGCTGTCCTTTGTCGATACCAATTTGCGCTACATCCGCCTCAACAAATGCCTCGCTGCGATCAACGGCCGCGCGATCGCAGATCACATCGGGCGCACCGTCAGACAAGCGATTCCCGAAATTGCCGATATGGTAGAGCCGATTTACCTGCAAGTGCTGGCAACGCAAAGCCCCGTACTCGACCTGGAAATTAAAGCAGAAACCCTGCAACAGCCGGGAGTTGTGCGGGATTGGCAAGTCAGCTTTTATCCAGTGTCCGATGAATCGGGGACGCTGTTGGGTGTCAGCACCGTGGTAGCAGAAATCACCGATCGCAACCAAGCCAAACGGGTGGTGCAGCAAAGCGAAGCCATATTCCGGCGACTGTTTGAGTCGAATATTTTCGGAGTCGCGATCGGCGATTTGACAGGCCGCATCGCCTACGCCAACGACTCCCTGCTCAACATGGTCGGCTACACCCGCTCAGACGTGCTCTCGGGTAAAATCCGGTGGAACCAGATGACTGCGCCCGAATACCTCCACCTCGACGCCAGGGCGGCCCAAGAACTCCGGGCGTCAGGAGTCGCAACCCCTTTTAAGAAAGAATACATCCGCAAAGATGGCAGCCGCGTCCCCCTGCTGATGGGCGCGACGATCCTGTGCCCGGAAAAACGCGAACCAGAGACGATCGTCGCCTTCTACATCGACTTGACCGAAATCTCGCGGGTGGAAGCAGAACTCAAAAACAATCAACAACGCCTGCAAATCGCTCAGCAAGCAGGCAAAATTGGAACTTTTGAATGGAACATCCAAACCGGCGAGGTCGCGTCTACGCCAGAGTTAGAGGCTTTGTACAGTTTGCCGACCGGCAGTTTTAGCAGCTATCAAAATTGGGTGGAAATGGTGCATCCAGCCGATCGCGCTGTCACCGAACAACAAGTGCAGGCCGCAGCAGCTTCCGGCGAGGAATTAGACATCGAGTTCCGGATCTGCCGCGGGGACAGCAGCATCGGCTGGATTGCTTGCAGGGCTACGGTATTTCAGGACGAGAGCGGTTTGCCTCTGCGGATGATCGGCGTGAACGTTGATATCAGCGATCGCAAACAAGCAGAAGAGGCGCGATCGCAAATCAATCAAACTTTGGAAGCATTGATCCAAGCTTGTCCCCTGGGAATTACCGTTTTGGGCGCCGACGACGGGATTGTGAAAATGTGGAACCCCGCCGCCGAGAGGATTTTTGGCTGGTCAGCATCAGAGGTGCTAGGTCAATTTTTGCCCAGCGTTCCCTCAGACAAGCGCCAGGAATTTATGGCGAACTTGAAAAAAATTCGCGCCGGACACGGGATCGCAGGCATGGAAACCCAGCGCCTCAGGAAAGATGGCACAGGAATCGACATCGGTTTGTGGGCGACTCCAGTCCGCGATGCCAAGGGTAACATTAACTGTATGTCGATCATCGCCGACATCAGCGATCGCAAGCAAGTCGAGGCAGAACTCGCTCAGTTGCTCGATCGCGAACAAGCCGCCCGCGCCCAAGCCGAAGCCATCAACCGCCAAAAAGACGAGTTTCTCGCCACGCTTTCCCACGAACTTCGCACGCCTTTAAACGCGATTCTCGGCTGGGCGCAAATGCTGCGTGGCCGCCCGTACACGACAGATTCTTTAGCTTGCGGTTTGGAAGCGATCGAGCGTCAGTCGAGGGTGCAGGCGCAGCTAGTCGAAGATTTGCTCGATGTTTCCCGGATTATTCAAGGGAAGCTGGCTCTCAAGCCCGGCTGGTTTGTCATGAGAAAGACGATCGAACTTGCTCTGGGTTCAGTCAGTTTCGCCGCCCAGGCTAAGTCTGTCACCGTTTCCTCGGAATTTGACCCCGCAGTCAGTTTGATGTGGGGAGACGCCGCCCGGTTGCAGCAGGTAATCTCGAATTTGCTGACTAACGGCGTCAAGTTTACGCCGGCGGGGGGCAGCGTCCACCTGCGCTTGTCAAGGGATTTTGGCTATTCGATTGCCGATTTGAGATTGGACAATGGCGCAACGGCTGCTAATTCCGGATCGCCCGCTAGCAATCAGTACGTGCAAATTCAAGTGAGCGATACCGGCAAGGGCATTTCTGCTGAGTTTCTGCCCTACGTATTCGATCGCTTCCGACAAGCAGACGGCTCGATTACTCGCGCTGACAGCGGTTTGGGGCTGGGATTGGCGATCGTCCGCCACTTGGTGGAACTCCACGGCGGCACAGTGCGCGCCGAAAGTCCCGGAGAGGGACTCGGGGCGATATTTACGGTAATGCTGCCGCTCAAGCAGCGCCGGAGTCAGCAGCCGCAGTTGACAGAAGCAAGCAATTTGCCTCAAATTCGTCAGGATGTTTTGGCTGGTTTAAAGGTGTTGGTAGTTGATGACGAACCAGACAACCGCGAGTTTTTGGTGGCGGCGCTGCAACAGTTGGGGGCGACGGCGACTGCTGCTGCTTCGGTAGCAGAGGCGATCGACATTTTACAGCAGTCACCGCCGGATATTTTAGTCAGCGACATCGGAATGCCGGTTGAGGATGGCTACTCGTTGATCCGCAAAGTGCGATCGTCCGCATCTGACAAAATCAAGCGCTTGCCGGCCGTAGCACTGACAGCTTATGCTAGCGAACAAGACCGGAATCGGGCGATCGACGCCGGTTACAACGAACACTTAGCAAAGCCGATCGATTCTGCTCGATTCGCCACAGTTTTAGCTCAGTTAGGAAACATACACTAA
- a CDS encoding glycoside hydrolase family 2 protein, protein MNHKLAKIIGLFLAAATVFGFMGYALQNPNSVTNSTISIGFPNLSIGAIGAIDNKRSQIYLNGNWQFVPAVGNPQNPPTSPSWGSIQVPGNWQEENNESVPGIISRGSGKEWENFNSKQLIKAWYQQTINIPDNWKNRRIFIDLARVSTDAIIFVNGINSGQIEWPYGTVEITSSVQSGQNTISILVAAVSEEKDKAVIMGPTEIYTEKSNLQSRGIIGEVRLFSVPPGPLISDVFVQTSTRKKQIKIDVELKDITKSGQVQLTAKMLDEKGKIEQQFTTTASVQAKLIQTVKLQWNWPNPRLWDVGKPNLYTMQLEVKGSGIDTQYDQPFGFREFWIEGRKFFLNGTELRLRPTLHADGAWESGTVEVTDKLIEGYTKAGFNIAETWPWDHDERGRWHFRELLCERADIKGFPIMAPTLNVTSIAWNGKWKNPNFLNQWKSRMATEMRRYRNHPSVLMWATSPNFFGNADDQNPRRIGKRTIEGTLGKLEDERLRGNTPLGNETVAAIKSADPTRPVMVHQGANFGDVYALNSYLNMIPLQEREEWISEWSKTGDMPYMIVEFGTPLFATMMRNREGFNQVIVSEPLMTEFAAIYFGKQAYELESAAYKAKIREQFVKDQKYESWHLKKELDFAPAFQKLQHLFSTNTWRSWRTFGMSGGMIPWSDGHGWEVSEAGKVKVDMGGFQAGQRGVYLKLIPNHFLNYFQPEGYTIHPGGEAIMNNNSSTLAWIAGASPVFTAKDHNFFAGGKLAKQVVLINDTRDPQEFAFNWRVSVGGKEVRKGEYKGTIQPAETQFFPIDAKLPNNIFSKTDGEISLMARVGDRPHSDTFAFRVFANPVKIKDSVAIFDPVGKTSAMLKQLGHQLVPWNGSQVSSVLIIGREAFSSGQKLPGSLEDFVRKGGKAIVFSQRPEWLQNTGFRVGGHVSRRAYPVDSNHPAIIGLDSEDMRDWIGESTLVEAYPNTLENRANFSPANMPWYGWHWGNRGGVSSATIEKPHRSSWRPILESEFDLAYSPLMELDYGKGHLILNQLDLEDHYAVDGGATQLVQQLIGYGMNAAVAGKVDKVVLIGGDKDAQKLDSLGVIYQRANALSQDIGLAIVGREANLKDADLRGYLNAGGKAFFLPRQAPVAGLGVGLEQAKDFGGSLAVPSWDEVRGLSISDLRSRSFYDTWLIKSGGQIGAEGLLSRVAVGKGVAIFSQIDPESLNADAKTYLRFTRWRQTRANAQILANLGASFKADGSIFNGASRDFYHWDYKTDFENGDDPYRYYRW, encoded by the coding sequence GTGAATCACAAGCTGGCAAAAATTATCGGATTATTCTTGGCCGCCGCCACCGTATTCGGATTTATGGGTTACGCGCTGCAAAATCCCAACTCGGTCACCAACTCCACAATCTCGATCGGCTTCCCCAATCTTAGCATCGGGGCGATCGGAGCGATCGACAACAAACGATCCCAAATTTATCTCAACGGAAATTGGCAATTTGTCCCCGCAGTAGGCAACCCCCAAAACCCCCCCACCTCCCCCAGTTGGGGCTCCATCCAAGTACCCGGAAACTGGCAAGAAGAAAACAACGAATCCGTACCCGGAATCATCAGCCGCGGCAGCGGCAAAGAGTGGGAAAACTTCAACAGCAAACAACTAATAAAAGCTTGGTACCAGCAAACAATCAATATTCCCGACAACTGGAAAAACCGCCGCATCTTTATCGACTTAGCCAGAGTCAGCACCGACGCAATCATCTTTGTCAACGGCATTAACAGCGGTCAAATCGAATGGCCCTACGGCACAGTTGAAATTACCTCATCAGTCCAATCCGGTCAAAACACCATATCTATTTTAGTCGCGGCAGTATCCGAAGAAAAAGACAAAGCCGTGATTATGGGCCCCACCGAAATCTACACAGAAAAATCCAACCTGCAATCGCGGGGAATCATCGGCGAAGTCCGGCTGTTTTCCGTTCCTCCCGGCCCGCTAATTAGCGACGTGTTCGTGCAAACTTCCACCCGCAAAAAACAAATTAAAATCGATGTCGAACTCAAAGACATTACCAAAAGCGGTCAAGTTCAACTCACCGCCAAAATGCTCGACGAAAAAGGAAAAATTGAACAACAATTTACAACCACCGCCAGCGTTCAAGCCAAATTAATTCAAACAGTAAAATTGCAGTGGAACTGGCCCAATCCCCGCCTGTGGGATGTCGGCAAACCCAACCTCTACACCATGCAATTAGAAGTAAAAGGCAGCGGCATTGACACGCAATACGACCAACCTTTCGGCTTCCGCGAATTTTGGATTGAAGGCCGCAAATTTTTCTTAAACGGCACAGAATTGCGCCTGCGCCCCACCTTGCACGCAGACGGTGCTTGGGAAAGCGGCACAGTAGAAGTTACCGACAAATTAATTGAAGGCTACACAAAAGCAGGTTTTAACATCGCAGAAACCTGGCCTTGGGATCACGACGAACGCGGCAGGTGGCACTTTCGAGAACTCCTGTGCGAAAGGGCAGACATCAAAGGTTTTCCGATTATGGCCCCCACATTAAACGTTACATCTATCGCTTGGAACGGCAAGTGGAAAAACCCCAACTTTCTTAACCAGTGGAAATCGCGAATGGCAACAGAAATGCGCCGCTATCGCAATCATCCATCAGTATTAATGTGGGCGACAAGTCCCAATTTTTTCGGCAACGCTGACGACCAAAATCCGCGCCGCATCGGCAAAAGAACAATCGAAGGAACTCTCGGTAAGCTAGAAGACGAGCGATTGCGCGGCAACACTCCCTTGGGAAACGAGACTGTAGCTGCGATTAAATCGGCAGATCCAACCAGACCAGTGATGGTACACCAAGGAGCAAATTTCGGCGACGTTTATGCGCTAAATTCTTATTTAAATATGATTCCCCTCCAAGAACGGGAAGAATGGATTTCCGAGTGGAGCAAAACCGGGGATATGCCCTACATGATCGTCGAGTTTGGCACGCCGCTGTTCGCGACAATGATGCGAAATCGCGAAGGTTTCAATCAAGTGATTGTCAGCGAACCTTTGATGACAGAATTTGCCGCAATTTATTTCGGCAAGCAGGCCTACGAGTTGGAAAGTGCGGCTTATAAAGCAAAAATTCGCGAGCAATTTGTCAAGGATCAAAAGTACGAAAGCTGGCACCTGAAAAAAGAGTTAGATTTTGCACCAGCTTTTCAAAAGTTGCAGCATTTATTCAGTACCAACACCTGGCGGAGTTGGCGGACTTTTGGAATGTCTGGGGGGATGATTCCTTGGAGTGACGGACACGGCTGGGAAGTTTCCGAAGCTGGCAAAGTTAAGGTGGATATGGGGGGATTTCAAGCGGGACAGCGAGGAGTTTATTTGAAGCTTATCCCTAACCATTTTTTAAATTATTTTCAGCCGGAAGGTTACACTATTCATCCCGGCGGTGAGGCGATTATGAATAATAATAGCTCGACTTTGGCTTGGATTGCTGGCGCTAGTCCGGTGTTTACAGCCAAAGACCACAATTTTTTTGCAGGCGGCAAACTTGCCAAGCAAGTAGTCTTAATTAACGATACGCGAGATCCCCAAGAATTTGCCTTTAATTGGCGAGTTTCGGTGGGAGGGAAAGAAGTACGCAAAGGCGAATATAAAGGGACTATTCAGCCAGCAGAGACGCAGTTTTTCCCAATTGATGCAAAATTGCCAAATAATATTTTTAGCAAGACTGACGGCGAAATTAGCTTAATGGCACGAGTTGGCGATCGCCCGCATTCCGATACATTTGCTTTCCGGGTGTTTGCTAACCCAGTCAAAATCAAGGATTCCGTAGCAATCTTTGACCCTGTAGGCAAAACATCAGCAATGTTAAAACAGTTAGGTCATCAGCTTGTCCCGTGGAACGGTTCGCAAGTTTCATCCGTATTAATTATCGGGAGAGAAGCCTTTTCCAGCGGTCAAAAATTGCCGGGAAGTTTAGAAGATTTTGTGCGTAAAGGCGGCAAAGCAATCGTGTTTTCCCAGCGTCCAGAATGGCTGCAAAACACAGGTTTCCGGGTGGGCGGCCACGTCAGCCGCCGCGCTTATCCCGTTGACAGCAACCATCCGGCAATTATCGGTTTAGACAGCGAAGATATGCGCGATTGGATCGGAGAAAGCACGCTGGTTGAAGCTTATCCAAATACCCTGGAAAACAGGGCAAACTTTAGTCCGGCAAATATGCCTTGGTACGGATGGCATTGGGGAAATCGCGGCGGTGTTAGTAGCGCCACAATTGAGAAGCCGCACCGCAGCAGTTGGCGGCCAATTTTGGAATCTGAGTTTGATTTAGCTTATTCCCCGCTGATGGAATTAGATTATGGAAAAGGGCACCTAATTTTAAACCAATTGGATTTGGAAGACCATTATGCTGTAGATGGCGGGGCGACGCAATTAGTCCAGCAACTAATCGGTTACGGGATGAATGCTGCGGTGGCGGGAAAGGTGGATAAGGTAGTGTTAATTGGGGGAGATAAAGATGCACAGAAGTTGGACAGTTTGGGCGTAATTTATCAGCGGGCTAACGCGCTATCTCAGGATATTGGTTTAGCAATTGTGGGGCGGGAAGCTAATCTGAAAGATGCCGATTTGCGCGGTTATTTGAATGCTGGCGGGAAGGCATTTTTCTTGCCACGTCAAGCCCCCGTCGCGGGTTTGGGGGTAGGTTTGGAGCAAGCGAAGGATTTCGGGGGTTCCCTGGCGGTTCCAAGTTGGGATGAGGTGAGGGGGCTGAGCATTTCAGATTTGCGATCGCGCTCTTTTTATGATACTTGGTTGATTAAGTCTGGGGGACAAATCGGTGCTGAGGGTTTATTAAGCCGGGTTGCTGTAGGTAAAGGCGTGGCGATTTTCTCTCAGATTGACCCGGAAAGTTTGAATGCAGATGCTAAGACTTATTTGCGTTTTACTCGCTGGCGGCAAACGCGGGCAAATGCTCAAATTTTAGCTAATTTAGGGGCGAGTTTTAAGGCAGATGGCTCTATTTTTAACGGTGCGAGTCGGGATTTTTATCACTGGGATTACAAGACGGATTTCGAGAATGGTGACGATCCTTATCGGTATTATCGATGGTAA
- a CDS encoding HNH endonuclease, with product MTKTPRIRIPPEVRKYVFTRNKYQCQSCGQTKLEAELTIDHIIPLARSGSNDISNLQTLCRTCNQRKTDKLDPRFKRHFDL from the coding sequence ATGACTAAAACCCCCAGAATTCGCATCCCCCCAGAAGTCAGAAAATACGTATTCACTCGCAACAAATACCAGTGCCAAAGCTGCGGCCAAACCAAACTAGAAGCAGAACTGACGATCGATCATATCATCCCCCTAGCGCGCAGCGGCAGCAACGACATCAGCAACCTGCAAACCCTCTGCCGCACCTGCAACCAAAGGAAAACCGACAAATTAGACCCGCGCTTTAAGCGACACTTTGACCTGTAA
- a CDS encoding KGK domain-containing protein: MEDKFDFHNCDNDDAFSFGNAMLKVEKLKETVNRVLSEDALGEKLNKSLSEQKLDIGLDYDKNKGSYLYQQWFREGIDCEILRVGAQGWQKGKMKLKLNVTIEFCPDEPEVEEIPENNESETSQPESPLDDLRRQLLDRENSAS; the protein is encoded by the coding sequence ATGGAAGATAAATTTGATTTTCACAACTGCGACAATGATGATGCTTTCTCTTTCGGTAACGCAATGCTTAAAGTAGAAAAACTCAAGGAAACAGTAAATCGAGTTTTGTCTGAAGATGCGTTAGGAGAGAAACTCAATAAGTCGTTAAGCGAGCAGAAACTAGATATTGGTTTAGATTATGATAAGAATAAAGGAAGTTATTTATACCAACAATGGTTTCGAGAAGGTATAGATTGTGAAATTCTCAGAGTGGGTGCTCAGGGTTGGCAGAAAGGAAAGATGAAGCTCAAACTCAATGTCACTATAGAGTTTTGCCCCGACGAACCAGAAGTAGAAGAAATACCAGAAAACAACGAGTCAGAAACTAGCCAGCCAGAATCCCCCCTCGATGATTTGCGCCGCCAACTTCTCGATCGCGAAAACTCAGCCAGTTAA